In Microbacterium foliorum, the following proteins share a genomic window:
- a CDS encoding GNAT family N-acetyltransferase — protein sequence MATITTEVATTARWDDVQHALTGGGDGASCQCIWPMLSNKEWNETTTPQRTEMLRDEIEAGPPPGLIAYVDGDAAGWIRIGPRTKQQRVPRTRMIAAASAEPFDDDSVWAVTCFVVRREHRRSGLNLELLRAAVDFARTSGARLIEGYPVDTRGEKKRTNDLFHGMLTTFLAAGFEERAEMKPGRALVALELSA from the coding sequence ATGGCGACGATCACGACAGAGGTGGCGACGACCGCCCGGTGGGACGACGTTCAGCATGCGCTCACCGGCGGCGGCGATGGTGCCAGCTGCCAGTGCATCTGGCCGATGCTGAGCAACAAGGAGTGGAATGAGACGACCACGCCGCAGCGCACCGAGATGTTGCGCGATGAGATCGAGGCGGGCCCTCCCCCTGGCCTGATCGCCTATGTCGACGGCGACGCGGCCGGGTGGATCCGGATCGGGCCGCGCACGAAACAGCAGCGGGTGCCGCGCACGCGCATGATCGCGGCAGCATCCGCCGAGCCCTTCGACGACGACTCGGTATGGGCAGTCACATGCTTCGTGGTCCGTCGCGAACATCGACGCTCCGGCCTCAACCTCGAACTTCTGCGCGCCGCGGTCGACTTCGCGCGAACCTCGGGAGCCCGACTCATTGAGGGCTATCCTGTCGACACCCGCGGCGAGAAGAAGCGCACGAACGACCTGTTCCACGGCATGCTCACCACATTCCTGGCCGCCGGCTTCGAGGAGAGAGCCGAGATGAAGCCGGGACGAGCTCTCGTGGCATTGGAGCTCTCCGCGTGA
- a CDS encoding lysoplasmalogenase has protein sequence MQRRRQLDPLLWAFLPYIAVSVTHVVLLSLDSPAAGPTKLLLMPLLAAPVLVSLRRIRERAAQALILGALAFSWLGDSAGALFPAAPEVPLMLMFFGIAHLAYITLFIRHLAQRRMPRWALVYAGWWVAMVAFVGPHAGGLLIAVAFYGLVLGATAAFSTRCHPRVAIGGAFFLASDTVLALRLFLPDSLPAWSSPAIMATYTIGQGLIIAGALIALRKRGA, from the coding sequence ATGCAGCGCCGCCGTCAGCTTGATCCGCTTCTGTGGGCATTCCTGCCCTACATCGCGGTCTCGGTGACCCACGTGGTGCTGCTGAGCCTCGACAGCCCTGCGGCCGGGCCGACCAAGCTGCTCCTGATGCCCCTGCTCGCCGCGCCGGTGCTGGTGTCGCTGCGCCGGATCCGGGAGCGCGCCGCTCAGGCATTGATCCTCGGGGCCCTTGCGTTCTCATGGCTCGGCGACAGCGCGGGTGCGCTCTTCCCCGCCGCGCCGGAAGTACCGCTGATGCTGATGTTCTTCGGCATCGCGCATCTGGCATACATCACTCTCTTCATCCGTCACCTCGCGCAGCGTCGGATGCCGCGGTGGGCGCTCGTCTACGCCGGATGGTGGGTGGCGATGGTGGCTTTCGTTGGGCCACATGCCGGTGGGCTGCTGATCGCGGTCGCCTTCTACGGACTCGTCCTCGGTGCCACAGCCGCATTCTCCACTCGGTGCCATCCGCGCGTCGCGATCGGCGGTGCTTTCTTCCTCGCGAGCGACACGGTATTGGCCCTTCGACTCTTCCTTCCCGACTCGCTCCCTGCCTGGAGCAGCCCTGCCATCATGGCCACCTACACGATCGGACAGGGCCTGATCATCGCCGGCGCCCTGATCGCACTGAGAAAGCGAGGTGCCTGA
- a CDS encoding RNA-binding S4 domain-containing protein, which translates to MADAARVDSWLWAIRVYKTRSAATTACRAGHVRVNGDRVKAAQHVRIGDELRVRIAGFDRILIVRQLLVKRVGAPVAALAYEDRTPEREPQAALGLRDRGAGRPTKRERRDIDKLRGRGYEDDGIFHG; encoded by the coding sequence ATGGCCGATGCCGCACGGGTCGACAGCTGGCTCTGGGCGATCCGCGTCTACAAGACGCGCTCGGCCGCGACGACCGCATGCCGCGCAGGGCATGTGCGCGTGAACGGCGACAGGGTGAAGGCCGCACAGCACGTGCGCATCGGCGACGAGCTGCGTGTGCGGATCGCCGGCTTCGATCGGATCCTCATCGTTCGCCAGCTGCTCGTCAAGCGCGTCGGTGCACCAGTCGCGGCCCTCGCCTACGAGGATCGCACGCCCGAGCGCGAGCCTCAGGCCGCTCTCGGGCTGCGCGATCGGGGCGCGGGGCGACCCACGAAGCGCGAGCGACGCGACATCGACAAGCTGCGGGGTCGAGGATATGAGGATGACGGCATATTCCATGGCTGA
- a CDS encoding HNH endonuclease signature motif containing protein has translation MAQRTDLDLDLDERRRLLDEWVATRRQIAALEAQSYALLVERIKVHDADVSESPHHRDAIYRSMIAEYSAAGHIPKGSVEYAFTDARTLTRALPAVHASFAAGAITARHVREIVRASEIVDDAIRDGRVEPATMGLYETAVLVVAEQDTAQRTKIHARTVAAGLVGETVVGAQRRAAAERCVTVRSVGDGLAALTAILPEWVAVAISDRLTQMARHIARTRDEREPILEPLDDDSENSLYLSDLSPEDPRYGAYFEAGVIAADGTFVTDPLAGLIDPMTDPASPDIEHLSGDTRTFDQIRADLLSDLLLSSDPSEANGTGLENVSARIQVTVAASTLAGDDDRPAELDGHGPLDPDVARGLAGRCTGWSRLFLDATGLVTETDSYSPTEQMRRFLRARDQHCRFPGCRMPVHRCEIDHNHDHARGGRTRIDNLSHFCTTHHSLKHPDIDERHRWRARQTPDGSITWTSPLGRDYVDPPRRRVMFV, from the coding sequence ATGGCTCAGCGCACCGATCTCGACCTCGATCTCGACGAGCGCCGCCGCCTGCTCGACGAGTGGGTCGCCACACGGCGCCAGATCGCTGCTCTCGAAGCCCAGTCGTACGCGCTCCTCGTCGAGCGCATCAAAGTGCACGACGCCGACGTCTCCGAGAGCCCCCACCACCGTGATGCGATCTACAGATCGATGATCGCGGAGTACTCCGCGGCAGGGCACATCCCGAAGGGTTCCGTCGAGTACGCCTTCACCGACGCGCGCACCCTCACGCGCGCGCTTCCCGCGGTGCACGCCAGCTTCGCCGCAGGTGCCATCACCGCGCGGCACGTCCGTGAGATCGTGCGGGCCAGCGAGATCGTCGACGATGCCATCCGCGACGGGCGAGTGGAGCCCGCCACGATGGGCCTCTACGAGACGGCTGTTCTGGTGGTCGCCGAGCAGGACACCGCACAACGAACAAAGATCCATGCTCGCACGGTCGCCGCCGGTCTCGTCGGTGAGACCGTCGTCGGGGCCCAGCGGCGTGCGGCAGCCGAACGCTGCGTCACCGTCAGGTCGGTCGGCGACGGTCTGGCTGCGCTCACGGCGATCCTCCCCGAGTGGGTCGCCGTGGCAATCTCCGACCGACTCACGCAGATGGCGCGACACATCGCCCGCACCCGCGACGAGCGAGAGCCGATCCTCGAGCCACTCGACGACGACTCCGAGAACTCGCTCTACCTCTCCGATCTCTCGCCCGAAGACCCCCGGTACGGTGCCTACTTCGAGGCCGGAGTGATCGCCGCCGACGGTACCTTCGTCACCGATCCGCTCGCCGGCCTGATCGACCCGATGACCGATCCGGCGAGTCCCGACATCGAGCATCTTTCCGGCGATACCCGCACGTTCGATCAGATCCGCGCCGATCTGCTGTCCGATCTGCTGCTCTCCTCTGATCCGAGCGAAGCGAACGGCACAGGACTAGAGAACGTCTCGGCCCGCATTCAGGTGACGGTCGCTGCGAGCACCCTTGCCGGAGATGACGATCGACCCGCCGAGCTCGACGGACACGGCCCACTCGATCCCGATGTCGCGCGCGGACTCGCGGGGCGTTGCACCGGATGGTCACGCCTGTTCCTCGACGCGACCGGCCTGGTGACAGAGACCGACTCCTACTCCCCCACGGAGCAGATGCGGCGCTTCCTTCGAGCGCGCGATCAGCACTGCAGATTCCCCGGATGCCGGATGCCGGTGCACCGCTGCGAGATCGACCACAACCACGACCACGCTCGTGGCGGAAGAACACGCATCGACAACCTCAGTCACTTCTGCACGACGCATCATTCGCTCAAACATCCCGACATCGATGAGCGGCACCGGTGGAGGGCCCGTCAGACTCCTGACGGGAGCATCACCTGGACCAGTCCACTCGGCAGAGATTACGTCGATCCACCTCGTCGACGAGTCATGTTCGTCTGA
- a CDS encoding NUDIX domain-containing protein, translated as MTVVPPAPGEPRRPDGPRNPGDAWVVAPSGEKYWGRFGAAGLLAFDAERGILLQHRVSWSHFGGTWGLPGGAMHEGESAIVGAVREAQEEAGVPDGAVRPRFTSVLDLDVWSYTTVIADVVRPFEPVISDPESVALEWVPVDEVDSRPLHPGFGSAWPALRALLEVRPSLVVDAANVVGSVPDGWWKDRAAAATRLSGRLNGLAVPASDLGVGGTTWFPQIALVVEGQARGIATPSSDADAEAPELLPAGGVSIVRADAAGDDAIVAEVERRTRAGQHVIVVTSDRELQHRVEAAGAAQIYSAGWLLDVLPQ; from the coding sequence GTGACTGTCGTACCTCCTGCCCCAGGTGAGCCTCGCCGCCCCGATGGGCCCCGGAACCCGGGTGACGCCTGGGTGGTCGCTCCGTCGGGGGAGAAGTACTGGGGGCGTTTCGGTGCCGCGGGCCTGCTTGCATTCGACGCCGAGCGCGGAATCCTGCTGCAGCACCGCGTCTCATGGAGCCACTTCGGTGGCACATGGGGACTGCCCGGCGGCGCGATGCACGAGGGCGAGAGCGCGATCGTGGGTGCTGTGCGTGAGGCGCAGGAGGAGGCGGGCGTTCCCGATGGTGCCGTGCGGCCGCGGTTCACCAGTGTGCTCGATCTCGATGTGTGGTCGTACACGACCGTCATCGCCGACGTCGTGCGCCCGTTCGAGCCCGTGATCAGTGACCCTGAGAGCGTGGCGCTCGAGTGGGTGCCGGTCGATGAGGTCGACTCGCGACCTCTGCACCCCGGTTTCGGCAGTGCATGGCCGGCTCTTCGCGCGCTGCTCGAGGTTCGTCCGTCGCTCGTCGTCGATGCCGCGAACGTGGTCGGCTCCGTGCCCGACGGCTGGTGGAAGGACCGCGCGGCGGCGGCAACTCGACTGTCTGGGCGGCTGAACGGGCTTGCCGTGCCGGCGTCTGACCTCGGCGTCGGCGGAACGACCTGGTTCCCGCAGATCGCTCTGGTGGTGGAAGGGCAGGCGCGAGGGATCGCGACTCCCTCATCGGATGCTGATGCCGAAGCGCCCGAGTTGCTCCCCGCGGGTGGCGTCTCGATCGTGCGCGCCGACGCGGCGGGAGACGATGCGATCGTCGCGGAGGTCGAGCGTCGAACGCGAGCCGGACAGCATGTCATTGTCGTCACCAGCGACCGAGAGCTGCAGCATCGCGTCGAGGCGGCAGGCGCCGCGCAGATCTATTCGGCCGGCTGGCTGCTGGACGTGCTGCCGCAGTAA
- the der gene encoding ribosome biogenesis GTPase Der, which produces MADDEYEGGPDQLAEKMAQLDEQLAEARAETLRAGLADYDLDDEDAALLAGITMGEDGIQFFPALPVVAIVGRPNVGKSALVNRILGRREAVVEDTPGVTRDRVTYKAEWADRRFSLVDTGGWEPDARGIDRSVAAQAEVAIDLADVVLFVVDAMVGATSTDEHVVKMLRKSGKPVFLVANKIDDARQEPEAAALWNLGLGEPHPVSAIHGRGVADLLDELLKTLPDVSAVAKAEIGGPRRVAILGRPNVGKSSLLNKAAGEERVVVNDLAGTTRDPVDEIVELGGKLWRLVDTAGIRRRVHMAQGADFYASLRTSAALEKAEVGVVVLDVSESISEQDVRIIDLVLESGRSLVLAFNKWDRLNDDDLENADRRRYLEREIEKDLAHVAWAPRVNISAKTGRHLDKLVPALETALTNWDRRIPTGKFNAFLAELVAEHPHPLRGGKQPRILFGTQASTRPPTFVLFTTGFLDPGYRRFIQRRLRELYEFDGTPIVINMRVREKRQR; this is translated from the coding sequence ATGGCTGACGACGAATACGAAGGCGGCCCCGACCAGCTCGCCGAGAAGATGGCGCAGCTCGACGAGCAGCTCGCCGAAGCACGTGCCGAGACACTGCGCGCGGGCCTCGCCGACTACGACCTCGACGATGAGGATGCCGCGCTCCTCGCCGGCATCACGATGGGCGAGGACGGCATCCAGTTCTTCCCCGCTCTGCCGGTCGTAGCGATCGTCGGTCGCCCGAACGTCGGCAAGTCGGCGCTCGTGAACCGCATCCTCGGACGCCGTGAGGCCGTCGTCGAGGACACCCCTGGTGTGACCCGCGACCGCGTGACGTACAAGGCCGAGTGGGCCGACCGTCGCTTCTCGCTCGTCGACACCGGAGGCTGGGAGCCCGACGCACGCGGCATCGACCGCTCGGTCGCCGCGCAGGCGGAGGTCGCGATCGACCTCGCCGACGTCGTGCTCTTCGTCGTCGACGCGATGGTCGGCGCCACGTCGACCGACGAGCACGTCGTGAAGATGCTGCGCAAGAGCGGCAAGCCCGTGTTCCTCGTCGCGAACAAGATCGATGACGCCCGTCAGGAGCCCGAAGCGGCAGCCCTCTGGAACCTCGGTCTCGGCGAGCCGCACCCGGTCTCGGCCATCCACGGTCGCGGTGTCGCCGACCTGCTCGATGAGCTGCTGAAGACGCTCCCCGATGTCTCGGCCGTCGCGAAGGCCGAGATCGGCGGACCGCGTCGCGTCGCGATCCTCGGTCGCCCGAACGTCGGCAAGTCGTCGCTGCTCAACAAGGCCGCGGGCGAAGAGCGTGTGGTCGTCAACGACCTCGCCGGCACGACCCGCGACCCGGTCGATGAGATCGTCGAGCTCGGCGGCAAGCTGTGGCGTCTGGTCGACACCGCCGGCATCCGTCGTCGGGTGCACATGGCGCAGGGCGCTGACTTCTACGCCTCGCTGCGTACGTCGGCCGCGCTCGAGAAGGCCGAGGTCGGTGTCGTCGTGCTCGACGTGTCGGAGTCGATCAGCGAGCAGGATGTTCGCATCATCGACCTGGTGCTCGAGTCGGGTCGTTCGCTCGTGCTCGCGTTCAACAAGTGGGATCGTCTCAACGACGACGACCTCGAGAACGCGGATCGTCGTCGCTACCTCGAGCGGGAGATCGAGAAGGACCTGGCGCACGTCGCCTGGGCCCCGCGCGTGAACATCTCGGCGAAGACCGGCCGTCACCTCGACAAGCTGGTGCCCGCGCTCGAGACTGCTCTCACGAACTGGGACCGTCGCATCCCCACCGGCAAGTTCAACGCGTTCCTCGCTGAGCTGGTCGCGGAGCACCCGCACCCGCTGCGTGGAGGCAAGCAGCCGCGCATCCTGTTCGGCACTCAGGCGTCGACTCGTCCGCCGACGTTCGTGCTGTTCACGACCGGCTTCCTCGACCCCGGCTACCGTCGATTCATCCAGCGTCGCCTTCGTGAGCTCTACGAGTTCGACGGAACGCCGATCGTCATCAACATGCGAGTGCGCGAGAAGCGCCAGCGCTGA
- the cmk gene encoding (d)CMP kinase: protein MTDFIAIDGPAGSGKSSVSKAVARTLGFGYLDTGSAYRALAWHVLDRGADTADAAAVLDAVADFPVRLGLDPDDRTVRVGDVDVTDAIREPSVSGAVSGVARVPEVRDRVNRLFRTLVAEAPYPAVVVEGRDITTVVAPDAPVRILLTAAPEVRAARRAGELAGENAETVAAALHKRDASDSAVVDFLNAAEGVEVVDSTELDFTQTIDAVLAVIERTRGVHHG, encoded by the coding sequence ATGACTGATTTCATCGCGATCGACGGGCCCGCGGGTTCCGGCAAGTCCAGTGTGTCCAAGGCGGTCGCCCGCACTCTGGGCTTCGGCTACCTCGACACCGGGTCGGCCTATCGCGCCCTTGCCTGGCATGTGCTCGATCGTGGGGCCGACACAGCGGATGCTGCTGCGGTGCTCGACGCCGTCGCCGACTTCCCCGTGCGCCTCGGTCTCGACCCCGATGATCGGACCGTGCGCGTCGGCGACGTCGACGTCACGGACGCGATCCGCGAGCCCTCCGTCTCGGGCGCCGTCAGCGGCGTGGCTCGTGTCCCCGAGGTGCGCGACCGGGTCAACCGCCTGTTCCGCACCCTCGTGGCCGAAGCGCCCTACCCGGCGGTCGTCGTCGAGGGGCGCGACATCACCACCGTGGTGGCTCCAGACGCCCCGGTGCGGATCCTTCTCACGGCTGCGCCCGAGGTGCGCGCCGCACGACGTGCCGGCGAGCTCGCCGGCGAGAACGCCGAGACCGTCGCGGCCGCACTGCACAAGCGCGACGCTTCAGACAGCGCCGTCGTCGACTTCCTGAACGCCGCAGAAGGCGTCGAGGTCGTCGATTCGACGGAGCTCGATTTCACACAGACCATCGACGCCGTCCTCGCGGTGATCGAACGAACCCGAGGAGTACACCATGGCTGA
- a CDS encoding prephenate dehydrogenase — MTDTTSAPTGARSSVAPRIAARLSGTVRVVGAGLLGASIGHALRAKGVDVVLADTSPAQLRLAIDYGAGRSAADDDSPVLIVVAVPPDVTADVIESELARFPHAVVTDVASVKLEPFHSLQRRGVDLTRYIGSHPLAGRERGGAISARADLFIGRPWVVCRDADTKAADLALVEALALDVGAMPLEMTPEEHDRSVALTSHVPQVVASLLAGRLAEADEGALRLSGQGVRDTTRIAASAPELWVQILGANAGPVVEILDALASDLREVSDALRAPEAPGARRVVAETIRQGNDGVERLPGKHGQNRRFESLIVMIDDTAGQLGRLFGELGELGVNVEDLRLEHSPGAQFGLAEISVEPAALHGAITGLQERGWRIAGTTND; from the coding sequence GTGACCGATACGACGAGTGCGCCCACGGGGGCTCGGAGTTCTGTCGCGCCGCGAATCGCCGCCAGACTCTCCGGCACCGTTCGGGTCGTCGGCGCCGGTCTGCTCGGTGCGAGCATCGGCCATGCGCTTCGCGCCAAGGGCGTCGATGTGGTGCTCGCCGACACGTCACCGGCTCAGCTGCGCCTCGCGATCGACTACGGAGCCGGTCGCTCGGCTGCCGACGATGACTCGCCGGTGCTGATCGTGGTCGCCGTGCCGCCGGACGTCACCGCGGATGTCATCGAGTCGGAGCTGGCTCGTTTTCCGCACGCCGTCGTCACAGACGTGGCGAGCGTCAAGCTCGAGCCCTTCCACAGTCTGCAGAGACGCGGAGTCGATCTGACCCGCTACATCGGTTCGCACCCTCTCGCCGGACGCGAGCGCGGTGGGGCGATCTCCGCTCGCGCAGACCTGTTCATCGGACGCCCCTGGGTCGTGTGCCGCGACGCCGACACCAAGGCAGCAGATCTCGCGCTCGTCGAAGCGCTCGCTCTCGACGTCGGGGCGATGCCTCTCGAAATGACCCCCGAGGAGCACGACCGCTCGGTCGCGCTCACCTCTCACGTTCCTCAGGTCGTCGCGAGCCTGCTCGCCGGACGGCTCGCGGAGGCCGATGAGGGTGCGCTGCGGCTCTCCGGCCAGGGCGTGCGCGACACGACCCGCATCGCCGCCTCCGCTCCTGAGCTCTGGGTGCAGATCCTCGGCGCGAACGCCGGGCCGGTGGTAGAGATCCTCGACGCCCTGGCATCCGACCTCCGGGAAGTGTCCGACGCGCTGCGTGCGCCCGAAGCTCCCGGCGCTCGGCGCGTGGTCGCCGAGACGATCCGACAGGGCAACGACGGCGTCGAGCGGCTCCCGGGAAAGCACGGACAGAACCGGCGGTTCGAGTCGCTCATCGTGATGATCGACGACACCGCCGGCCAGCTCGGGCGACTGTTCGGAGAGCTCGGAGAGCTCGGCGTCAACGTCGAGGACCTGCGTCTCGAGCACTCACCGGGCGCACAGTTCGGCCTCGCCGAGATCAGTGTCGAGCCCGCAGCGCTGCACGGCGCGATCACCGGACTCCAGGAACGCGGCTGGCGGATTGCAGGTACGACCAATGACTGA
- a CDS encoding pseudouridine synthase: protein MSGFETPEGIRLQKVLSAAGVASRRVIEQYIVEGRIRVNGETVTELGRRVDPETDLIDVDGTAVQLDVSKRYVMLNKPTGVVSSLRDENGRPDLRVFTDEYEERLYNVGRLDAETSGLLVLTNDGDLAHVLAHPSFGVTKVYIAKVEGEVTAQTISKLTKGIDLDDGPIAADKARLLDTSRGSSLVELTLHSGRNRIVRRMLAAVGHPVSELVRRQFGPLHLGTLPVGKTRELTKIELGALLTLSRRDSGVAEAPGEQQENE, encoded by the coding sequence ATGAGCGGCTTCGAGACACCAGAGGGCATCCGCCTGCAGAAGGTGCTGTCGGCGGCGGGCGTGGCCTCACGACGCGTGATCGAGCAGTACATCGTCGAGGGACGCATCCGGGTCAACGGAGAGACCGTCACCGAGCTCGGCCGCCGCGTCGACCCGGAGACCGACCTCATCGACGTGGACGGCACGGCGGTTCAGCTCGACGTGTCGAAGCGATACGTCATGCTCAACAAGCCGACCGGAGTGGTCAGCAGCCTTCGTGACGAGAACGGCCGGCCCGATCTCCGCGTCTTCACCGACGAATACGAGGAGCGCCTGTACAACGTCGGGCGCCTCGACGCCGAGACCAGCGGACTGCTCGTCCTGACGAATGACGGCGACCTCGCACACGTGCTCGCTCACCCGTCTTTCGGCGTCACCAAGGTGTATATCGCCAAGGTCGAGGGAGAGGTCACCGCGCAGACGATCTCGAAGCTCACCAAGGGCATCGACCTCGACGACGGTCCGATCGCGGCAGACAAGGCGCGGCTGCTCGACACCTCTCGCGGGTCGAGTCTCGTCGAGCTGACACTGCACTCGGGGCGCAACCGGATCGTCCGAAGGATGCTGGCTGCGGTCGGACACCCGGTGAGCGAACTCGTTCGCCGTCAGTTCGGCCCTCTTCACCTGGGAACCCTCCCGGTTGGGAAGACCCGTGAACTGACTAAAATCGAACTCGGCGCACTCTTGACTCTGTCGCGCCGTGATTCCGGTGTCGCCGAGGCGCCAGGCGAGCAACAGGAGAACGAGTGA
- the scpB gene encoding SMC-Scp complex subunit ScpB, with protein sequence MTDDVTEAATGAATDGAVRESPLSERIEAILLIIDEPIGLVALAAAVGSPVAAVRQTIETLVDDYDGKGQGPRRGFELREVGGGWRLYVREDHDDVVAEFVGGQAPARLSQAALETLAVIAYKQPVTRSQVASIRAVNVDSVVRTLLARGLITELFADSETGAINYGTTDALLQHLGINTLDELPPISPLLDDGADGFDEGTIR encoded by the coding sequence ATGACCGATGACGTGACCGAAGCTGCGACCGGTGCCGCGACCGACGGGGCCGTGCGCGAGTCGCCGCTGTCCGAGCGCATCGAGGCGATCCTGCTGATCATCGACGAGCCGATCGGTCTCGTCGCCCTCGCGGCAGCCGTCGGCTCGCCGGTGGCGGCAGTGCGGCAGACGATCGAGACGCTGGTCGACGACTACGACGGCAAGGGCCAGGGCCCGCGTCGTGGCTTCGAACTGCGCGAGGTCGGCGGCGGATGGCGCCTGTACGTCCGCGAGGATCACGACGATGTCGTCGCGGAGTTCGTCGGAGGACAGGCGCCTGCCCGACTCTCGCAGGCGGCGCTCGAGACCCTCGCCGTGATCGCGTACAAGCAGCCGGTCACGCGCAGCCAGGTGGCATCGATCCGCGCGGTGAACGTCGACTCGGTCGTGCGCACGCTGCTCGCTCGAGGCCTCATCACCGAGCTGTTCGCAGACTCCGAGACCGGCGCGATCAACTACGGCACCACCGACGCGCTCCTGCAGCACCTGGGCATCAACACGCTCGATGAGCTGCCACCGATCTCTCCTCTGCTCGACGACGGCGCAGATGGTTTCGACGAAGGGACCATCCGATGA
- a CDS encoding segregation and condensation protein A yields the protein MSPELEPSDTPALSVSPAQSVSSAESAAPAEAAQEAPVPDAGFRVSLSNFDGPFDLLLNLISKHEMDITEVSLSAVTNEFIAYLRELDDDEELDQASEFLVVAATLLDMKVAGLLPQGELVDAEAVALLEARDLLFARLLQYRAFKEVSAWFARCLQREDRRHVRAVRLDEKHRRKTPELVWSLNVDDFAALALLAFAPKEIPHVGLDHLHAPLVSIREQAAIVVTLLRAAESVSFRELVAGVSEPGIVVARFISVLELYRHAALSFEQLEPLGELTLRWAADSWSDETLASLGADYDR from the coding sequence CTGTCGCCTGAGCTCGAGCCGTCAGACACACCGGCTCTGTCCGTCTCACCAGCTCAGTCCGTCTCATCAGCAGAATCGGCGGCACCTGCCGAGGCCGCGCAGGAAGCGCCTGTTCCGGATGCCGGCTTCCGCGTCTCCCTGTCGAACTTCGACGGCCCGTTCGATCTGCTGCTGAACCTCATCTCGAAGCACGAGATGGACATCACCGAGGTGTCGCTGAGCGCGGTCACGAACGAGTTCATCGCGTATCTCAGAGAGCTCGACGACGACGAGGAGCTCGACCAGGCGTCGGAGTTCCTGGTGGTCGCGGCGACGCTGCTCGACATGAAGGTGGCAGGTCTGCTGCCGCAGGGTGAGCTGGTGGATGCCGAGGCCGTCGCGCTCCTCGAAGCCCGAGACCTTCTCTTCGCGCGTCTCCTGCAGTATCGCGCTTTCAAAGAGGTGTCGGCCTGGTTCGCGCGGTGCCTGCAGCGCGAGGATCGACGTCACGTGCGTGCGGTCAGGCTCGACGAGAAGCACCGGCGGAAGACGCCTGAGCTCGTCTGGTCGCTCAACGTCGACGATTTCGCCGCTCTCGCGCTCCTGGCGTTCGCACCGAAGGAGATCCCGCATGTCGGTCTCGATCACCTGCACGCTCCGCTCGTCAGCATCCGCGAGCAGGCCGCGATCGTCGTCACCCTGCTTCGCGCCGCGGAGTCGGTGAGCTTCCGCGAGCTCGTGGCCGGTGTGAGCGAGCCGGGCATCGTGGTCGCGCGGTTCATCTCCGTGCTGGAGCTCTATCGGCACGCCGCCCTCTCGTTCGAACAACTGGAACCGCTCGGTGAGCTGACGTTGCGCTGGGCCGCCGACTCCTGGTCGGATGAGACACTCGCATCGCTGGGAGCCGACTATGACCGATGA
- a CDS encoding ParA family protein: MGPTGRPYHGFATPEPLASHGPARIIALCNQKGGVGKTTTAINLAAALAEYGRKVLAVDFDPQGALSAGLGIQTHDVPTVYDLLLDTKRDAHDAIVPSGVDGLDVMPANIDLSAAEVHLVNEVARETILARVLRQVAGEYDVILIDCQPSLGLLTVNALTAAHGVIIPLECEFFALRGVALLIETIDKVRDRLNPSITMDGLLATMYDPRTLHSREVLERVVEAFGDDVLETVIGRTVKFPDASVSGVPITEFAPEHAAAQAYLRLARELVTRGAVA, translated from the coding sequence ATGGGACCCACCGGGCGTCCCTATCACGGCTTCGCGACCCCGGAACCGCTCGCCTCGCACGGGCCCGCACGCATCATCGCACTGTGCAACCAGAAGGGTGGCGTCGGCAAGACGACGACCGCGATCAACCTCGCCGCGGCCCTCGCCGAATACGGTCGCAAGGTCCTGGCCGTCGACTTCGACCCGCAGGGCGCGCTGTCGGCCGGCCTCGGCATCCAGACGCACGACGTGCCGACCGTGTACGACCTGCTGCTCGACACCAAACGCGACGCGCACGATGCGATCGTCCCCTCCGGGGTCGACGGTCTCGACGTGATGCCGGCGAACATCGACCTGTCCGCCGCCGAAGTTCACCTCGTGAACGAGGTCGCGCGCGAGACGATCCTCGCCCGTGTTCTCCGCCAGGTGGCGGGGGAGTACGACGTCATCCTGATCGACTGCCAGCCCTCGCTCGGCCTGCTCACCGTGAACGCGCTGACCGCGGCTCACGGCGTCATCATCCCGCTCGAGTGCGAGTTCTTCGCGCTTCGCGGTGTGGCTCTCCTGATCGAGACCATCGACAAGGTGCGAGACCGGCTGAACCCGTCGATCACGATGGACGGCCTTCTCGCCACCATGTACGACCCGCGCACGCTGCACTCGCGCGAGGTTCTCGAGCGTGTGGTCGAGGCGTTCGGCGACGATGTCCTGGAGACCGTGATCGGTCGCACGGTCAAGTTCCCCGACGCATCGGTCTCGGGTGTTCCGATCACCGAGTTCGCTCCGGAGCACGCTGCCGCGCAGGCATACCTGCGGCTGGCGCGGGAGCTGGTCACCCGTGGCGCTGTCGCCTGA